CGAATCCATCGAGGTCGCCGGGTCGGGCCGCAACGCCTCACGCGGGCGGCGCGCCCAGGGAGAACCCGGCCGGGCGGTGAGCGCCGGCGTCTTCGAAGGCCGCGACACCAGCAACATGCCACGGGCCGAACTGGCCGATCTGGTCAAGGACCTCACCGAGCAGATGATGAACGCGGCGCGTGATCTGCAGTTCGAGCTGGCGGCCCGGATCCGCGACGAGATCGCCGACCTCAAGAAGGAACTGCGGGGTATGGACGCGGCCGGCATCAAGTGACGCGCCAGGCAGGCGATCCATTTTCGCGTGTGATGGTGATCCGTGATTGACTGCAAGCGGTGGTGGAACTGACTGAAGCAGTGGTGCATGACTCCGCTGTAAGCGCTGGCAGCTGGCGTGAGCTGCTCGGTAGGCGCTATTTGGGCACCGCGGCCGTTCTGGCTGGCGGTGTGGCCCTGTACGCCACCAACGAGTTCCTGACGATCAGCCTGCTGCCCAACACCATCAAGGACATCGGCGGCGAGCGGTTCTACGCCTGGGTGACCACCCTGTACCTGGTCGGATCGGTGATCGCCGCAGCCGCGGCCAACGCGGTGCTGGTCCGAGTGGGTTCCCGATTGGCCTACCTGATCGGCCTGCTGTCCTTCGGCCTGGGCACGGTGCTCTGTGCGCTGGCGCCCGAGATGGAAGTCCTGTTGATCGGCCGCACCCTGCAGGGCATGGGCGGCGGCCTGTTGGCCGGGCTGGGATGGGCGCTGATCAACGCCGTCCTGCCCAGCTGGCTGTGGACCCGGGCCTCGGGGCTGGTGTCCGCCATGTGGGGTGTCGGCACCCTGGTCGGCCCGGCGGCCGGTGGCCTGTTCGCCCAGTTCGGCATCTGGCGGTGGGCGTTCGGACTCATGGCGATACTGACCGTGGCGATGGGCGTGGCGGTCAGCGTGGTGCTGCCCGCCGGGAGCACCGGGCACCGCGGCGAACCCGTGAAGTTCCCGGTGCGGTCGCTGCTGCTGCTGGGCGGTGCCGCACTGGCGGTCAGTGTCGCCCAATTGCCGCGCAGCCTGGTCGCTGCGATGGGGCTGCTACTGGTCGGCGGGGCCCTGCTGGCCGTGTTTCTGGTCGTGGACCGGCGCTCGTCTGCGGCGGTGCTGCCGTCCAGCGCCTTCCAGCCCGGCCGCGAGAAATGGATCTACCTGACCCTGGGCCTGCTGATGGCCACCACCAAGGCCAACCTGTACATCCCGCTGCTCGGGCAGCGGTTGGCCCACCTGCCGCCGGTGATGGCCGGCTTCCTGGGCGCGGCGCTGTCGACCGGTTGGACGTTCAGCGAGATCGCCAGCGCGTCGGTGAGCAAGGTGCGGGTGGTCATCGGCCTGGTGATCAGCGCGCCGCTGGTGATGTCGGCGGGTTTGGCGGTGGTCGCGTTCGCCCGGATGAGCCACTACAACCCGACCGCGGTCGGCGCGATCTGGGCGCTGGCTCTGCTGGTCGTCGGCATCGGTGTCGGCGCCGGCTGGCCGCACCTGTCGGCGTGGGCGATGAGCTGCGTCGACGATCCTGCCGAGGGCGGAACCGCTGCCGCCGCCGTCAACACCGTCACGTTGATCGGCGGGGCGTTCGGTGCAGGCATCGCCGGCCTGGTGGTCAACACCGCGA
The window above is part of the Mycolicibacter sp. MU0102 genome. Proteins encoded here:
- a CDS encoding MFS transporter produces the protein MTEAVVHDSAVSAGSWRELLGRRYLGTAAVLAGGVALYATNEFLTISLLPNTIKDIGGERFYAWVTTLYLVGSVIAAAAANAVLVRVGSRLAYLIGLLSFGLGTVLCALAPEMEVLLIGRTLQGMGGGLLAGLGWALINAVLPSWLWTRASGLVSAMWGVGTLVGPAAGGLFAQFGIWRWAFGLMAILTVAMGVAVSVVLPAGSTGHRGEPVKFPVRSLLLLGGAALAVSVAQLPRSLVAAMGLLLVGGALLAVFLVVDRRSSAAVLPSSAFQPGREKWIYLTLGLLMATTKANLYIPLLGQRLAHLPPVMAGFLGAALSTGWTFSEIASASVSKVRVVIGLVISAPLVMSAGLAVVAFARMSHYNPTAVGAIWALALLVVGIGVGAGWPHLSAWAMSCVDDPAEGGTAAAAVNTVTLIGGAFGAGIAGLVVNTAMSAGQPAARWLFAIFAVLAAMGFVVAYRASRGAGELVGGAA